The DNA sequence CAAAAATTGCTGTAACGCGGCAACCACCAGCCTGAGCCGTCGGGGAAATTTTGCGCCTCACTATTCATAATCGCGTTGTACTGACGCTGGCACTTCTGCTGCTTCTCGCGGCCGGATTGCCGCTGCTTAACTGGGCGCCGAATCGCCTGGTCTCCGGGCAGCCGCTGTTCGTGCCGCAATTGCTGGAGGGAAATGGGCTGCTGCTGCTGTTCCCGGCCGGATTGCTGATAGCGCTGGTTTTTCTGCCTCAGAGCAGAGTCAGCCTCGGGCTGATGCTGATATGCAGTGAACTGTTGTTGATGGCGCTGCTTATCACCAGCGGCCGTGAAGCGGGTTTGCTGGCGCAGCGGGGCAGTGAGCTGGCGAGAACCTCATTTGGCAGCGGTTTCTGGCTATCCATCGCGCTGAGCCTGTTAATTGCTGCCGAGGCGATTTCTCACCTGACTTCACACGCACTGTGGCGGCTGCTGCTTAATGGACAAATCTGGCTACCGGTCATCGTTATCATTGCCAGCGGCCAGCTCGATCAGCTGGCACTATTGAAAGAGTATGCCAACCGCCAGGAAGTGTTCGATCAGGCGCTGAGTCGTCATTTACTGCTGCTGTTCGGTACGCTGCTGCCAACGCTGCTTATCGGACTGCCGCTCGGCTGGTGCTGCTATCGC is a window from the Pantoea sp. CCBC3-3-1 genome containing:
- a CDS encoding ABC transporter permease, which codes for MRLTIHNRVVLTLALLLLLAAGLPLLNWAPNRLVSGQPLFVPQLLEGNGLLLLFPAGLLIALVFLPQSRVSLGLMLICSELLLMALLITSGREAGLLAQRGSELARTSFGSGFWLSIALSLLIAAEAISHLTSHALWRLLLNGQIWLPVIVIIASGQLDQLALLKEYANRQEVFDQALSRHLLLLFGTLLPTLLIGLPLGWCCYRFQAVQSAVFPVLNIIQTVPSVALFGLLIAPLSGLARQFPWLKTLGVSGIGVAPALIALVLYALLPLVRSVVAGLQNVPREVTETAWGMGMTRSQIFWQAEMPLALPVMLAGLRVLTVQTMGMAVVAALIGAGGFGAIIFQGLFSSALELVLLGVIPVVAMAVIADGLFKFVITAVEAARP